The genomic region ACCGATCCTGTCGTCACGACCTTGCAGAACCAGACCGGCGAGGTGACCTCGCGCGGCATCGAGCTCGAAGCGGTGGCGAACGCCACGCGTGAGCTGAAGCTGATCGGCTCGTTCACGGCCTACCATTTGTTCAACAGCAGGGATCTGGACCCGTCTTTGGTCGGCAAGACCCCGACCAACACGCCTGAGCTCCTGGTGTCCGGCTGGGCGGACTACACCTTCAAGGACGGGCCACTCGCGGGGTTCGGCTTCGGCGGCGGTCTCCGCTATATCGGTTCGTCGTGGGCGGATACCGCCAATACCCTCGAGGTTCCCGCGGTCGTGCTCGGCGATCTCGCGTTCCACTATGAATGGCAGAACTGGCGCACCGCGCTGAACGTGATCAACCTGACCGACAAGATCTACGTCGCGAGCTGCGCGGCGGCGTCATCCTGCTTCTACGGCGACCGCCGGCGCGTCACCGCCAGCGTCTCCTACAAATGGTGAGGCAAATGACGAGAACAGGCGAGGGAAGGCCATCGTGAGAGCCTGACCGGCCCGTCGCCGGCTTCCACCACGAGATCGATGAGCTCGCGGGTCATGCCCCCCGGCCCGAAGCTCATGCGAGCGCGGCGCGCGACGACCCAGCCACGTCGCCGCCGCGCTCGCCACCCATTTTCCGCTGGGGCGAAGTGGGCCTCCTGCCCGACACATTCGCCAGACGAGCCCAGGTCCGATCGTGATGCATGGCTCCCGGGTCGCTCGCCCGATAATGGGCGCGCTTGCCTCGTTATAATCTGGACTTTGCAGCGTCGCGGCCTAGATAAGGTGAGCCTTCCCAACCACGGACGTCACGGCCCAGCGCGTGTGGACTGATCGGGGCGCCCTTGCTGGGGCTGTCGATCTGCTCCATACCAGCCGCGGGGTGATTCCGGGATTTCCACCGTTCTGAGGGCGACAAAGGGCCTAAAAAGAGCGTGTCTTGCGCCCATTGGTGCACTGCGCTAAGGCTCAGAACAATTCCAAACTGGACGAATCCGTGGCTGTCCCGAGGCTGCGGGAAAAAGGGCTCGTCAATGAGCGGCATTCTGCAGAACTATCTTCCACTCGTCGTCTTCATAGGGGTAGCGGGCCTCATTGGCCTGGTGCTGCTGATCGCGCCGTTCATCGTGGCGTTCCAGCAGCCGGACCCGGAAAAGCTGTCGGCGTATGAGTGCGGTTTCAACGCCTTCGACGACGCCCGCATGAAGTTCGACGTCCGCTTCTATCTCGTCGCCATCCTCTTCATCATCTTCGACCTCGAGGTGGCGTTCCTGTTTCCCTGGGCGGTGGCGTTCGGCAAGCTCGGCGCGACCGGCTTCTGGTCCATGGTGGTGTTCCTCGCCGTGCTGACGGTCGGGTTCGCCTATGAATGGAAGAAAGGCGCACTGGAATGGGATTGACCCCTACGTCGTCCGCCGGTCCGGTTCTCGCGCCGGCCCCCAAGGGCATCCTGGACCCGTCGACCGGCAAGCCGGTCGGGGCCAATGATCCGTTCTTCCTCGAGGTCAATTCGGAACTGTCCGACAAAGGCTTCTTCGTGGCCGCGACCGACGACCTCATCACCTGGGCGCGCACCGGCTCGCTGATGTGGATGACCTTCGGTCTCGCCTGCTGCGCGGTCGAGATGATGCAGGTCTCGATGCCGCGCTACGACGTCGAGCGCTTCGGCTTCGCGCCGCGCGCTTCACCGCGTCAGTCGGACGTGATGATCGTCGCGGGGACCCTGACCAACAAGATGGCGCCTGCGTTGCGCAAGGTCTACGACCAGATGCCCGAGCCGCGCTACGTCATCTCGATGGGCTCCTGCGCCAACGGCGGCGGCTATTATCACTATTCCTACTCGGTCGTGCGCGGTTGCGACCGCATCGTGCCGATCGACATCTATGTGCCGGGCTGCCCGCCCACGGCGGAAGCGCTGCTCTACGGCGTGCTGCTGCTGCAGAAGAAGATCCGCCGCACCGGCACAATCGAACGCTAAGGTTTTACGTCATGGACGACGCCAAGCTCGACGCCCTGGGGCAGACGATCGTTAGCGCCCTTCCGGGCGCCGCCATCGGTCATTCGGTGGCCTTCAACCAACTCACGGTGGATGTCGAGGTCAGCAAAATCGTCGAGGTGGTCAAGTACCTCCGCGACGACCCGAGCTGCCGCTTCATCAACTTCACCGACATCACGGCCGCGGATTATCCGTCGCGCGAAAAACGCTTCGACGTGATCTATCACTTCCTGTCACCGACCTTGAACGCGCGGATCCGGCTCAAGGCCCAGGCGGACGAGACCACGCAGGTGCCGTCGCTGATCGAGGTGTTTCCCGGCGCCGACTGGTTCGAGCGCGAGGCCTATGACCTCTATGGCGTGATCTTCGTCGGTCATCCCGACATGCGCCGCCTCCTGACCGATTACGGCTTCGAGGGTCATCCGCTGCGCAAGGATTTCCCGACCACCGGCTTCCTCGAGGTCCGCTACGACGACCAGGAGAAGCGGGTGGTGTACGAGCCGGTCAGGCTCAACCAGGAATTCCGCAAGTTCGACTTTTTGTCCCCGTGGGAGGGCGCCGACTATCCGGTCCTTCCGGGCGATGAAAAAGCGGGGCCGAAGGTCTGATCATGAACGAGCAACCCGAACAGCTTCGCAACTTTACGATCAACTTCGGACCGCAGCATCCGGCTGCGCACGGCGTGCTGCGCCTGGTGCTGGAGCTTGACGGCGAAGTCGTCGCCCGCGTCGATCCGCATATCGGTCTGCTGCATCGCGGCACCGAAAAGCTGATCGAGCAGAAGACCTATCTGCAGGCGATCCCTTATTTCGACCGCCTGGACTACGTCGCGCCGATGAACCAGGAGCACGCCTTCTGCATGGCTGCAGAAAAGCTGCTCGGCATCGAGGTGCCGCGCCGCGCGCAGCTGATCCGCGTGCTCTATTGCGAGATCGGCCGCATCCTGTCGCATTTGCTCAACGTCACCACGCAGGCGATGGACGTCGGCGCGCTGACCCCGCCGCTGTGGGGCTTTGAAGAGCGCGAAAAGCTGATGGTGTTCTACGAGCGCGCCTCCGGCAGTCGCATGCACGCAGCCTATTTCCGCGTCGGCGGCGTGCATCAGGACCTGCCGCAGAAGCTGGTCGACGACATCGACGCCTGGTGCGATCCGTTCCTGAAAGTGGTCGAAGATCTCGACCGGCTGCTCACCGCCAACCGCATCTTCAAGCAGCGCAACGTCGACATCGGCGTCGTGTCGCTGAAGGAAGCTTGGGAGTGGGGCTTCTCGGGCGTGATGGTGCGCGGCTCGGGCGCGGCCTGGGATCTGCGCAAGTCGCAGCCCTATGAATGCTACGCCGAGATGGATTTCGATATCCCGATCGGCAAGAACGGCGACTGCTATGACCGCTATCTGATCCGCATGGAAGAGATGTGCCAGTCCGTGCGCATCATGAAGCAGTGCATCCAGAAG from Bradyrhizobium lupini harbors:
- a CDS encoding NADH-quinone oxidoreductase subunit A: MSGILQNYLPLVVFIGVAGLIGLVLLIAPFIVAFQQPDPEKLSAYECGFNAFDDARMKFDVRFYLVAILFIIFDLEVAFLFPWAVAFGKLGATGFWSMVVFLAVLTVGFAYEWKKGALEWD
- a CDS encoding NADH-quinone oxidoreductase subunit B family protein, whose protein sequence is MTPTSSAGPVLAPAPKGILDPSTGKPVGANDPFFLEVNSELSDKGFFVAATDDLITWARTGSLMWMTFGLACCAVEMMQVSMPRYDVERFGFAPRASPRQSDVMIVAGTLTNKMAPALRKVYDQMPEPRYVISMGSCANGGGYYHYSYSVVRGCDRIVPIDIYVPGCPPTAEALLYGVLLLQKKIRRTGTIER
- a CDS encoding NADH-quinone oxidoreductase subunit C; the encoded protein is MDDAKLDALGQTIVSALPGAAIGHSVAFNQLTVDVEVSKIVEVVKYLRDDPSCRFINFTDITAADYPSREKRFDVIYHFLSPTLNARIRLKAQADETTQVPSLIEVFPGADWFEREAYDLYGVIFVGHPDMRRLLTDYGFEGHPLRKDFPTTGFLEVRYDDQEKRVVYEPVRLNQEFRKFDFLSPWEGADYPVLPGDEKAGPKV
- a CDS encoding NADH-quinone oxidoreductase subunit D; translation: MNEQPEQLRNFTINFGPQHPAAHGVLRLVLELDGEVVARVDPHIGLLHRGTEKLIEQKTYLQAIPYFDRLDYVAPMNQEHAFCMAAEKLLGIEVPRRAQLIRVLYCEIGRILSHLLNVTTQAMDVGALTPPLWGFEEREKLMVFYERASGSRMHAAYFRVGGVHQDLPQKLVDDIDAWCDPFLKVVEDLDRLLTANRIFKQRNVDIGVVSLKEAWEWGFSGVMVRGSGAAWDLRKSQPYECYAEMDFDIPIGKNGDCYDRYLIRMEEMCQSVRIMKQCIQKLNAADGKGPVVVEDNKVAPPRRGEMKRSMEALIHHFKLYTEGVHVPAGEVYAAVEAPKGEFGVFLISDGTNKPYKCKIRAPGFAHLQAMDHICRGHLLADVSAILGSLDIVFGEVDR